TCCTCACCTGTCTTGGGTGAATGTTTCTGGTGCTGACACAACTCTCATTTGAAAAGGGCCATTTACCTTCCTTGCATTTTATCAGATTGTCAAGAGCATGAGCCACTGCGTAAACTGACTTGTACACATTATTGGTGAATCTCAGCTCAGACACATCAGTGAACTGTGAGTCAACATTCTGCAAGCTCTCAGCACCACTGCATGGCTTTCTTTGTGTGATCACAGTGTCATTCAGAGTGCAGTCAAACACATCTTCCCAGAAATCTCTGACAAACCCGCTGTCAGGAAACTGTGAGGGGTGGAGCTGCCTCAGGTGCTCCTCCAGCCCGGGGATCTGAGCTTTGCTGACAGTGAAGCCTAGCGAGCCAACAAGGATGCTGTGTCCCTCACCGTCAGTCAGTGAATGATCTGTGATCCAGGCGTCGCTGCCAACAAACTGCAGTCCTGTAATGTTCTGTCTGTACAACTCTTTTGCAAgcaatttaatttctctgtgaGACATAAAAGCCATAATCACTTTGGCAGTGGCATGCTTAATGATCTTGATTATTCCCTGCAGGATACCAGGTGGATCTGATGATGAAAATGCTTCAGAATACTCAACACAAACTCCATATTCTTGTGCAGCTTGGATAAATGCAGATATGCCACCGAGGCCATATTTATTATTCACAGCTAGAGCCCCAATCCAGGTCCAACCAAAGTGCTTGACCAGCTTTGCCAGTGCTCTGCTCTGGTAGTAGTCGCTGGGAATAGTTCTGAAAAAAGTGGGATACTCTTTTCTGTTGCTCAGACAGGCACAGGTGGCAAAATGGCTGAgctgcagagaaagagacaaacataTTAATGGCGGTAACCGAgtaaatatataacattatgGCATAATGGCCATTTAGATCCATCCAACAGTTGAAATTTTGCAGAACATTGtcataaactgtacatttttcaaaaaacgcttcacacacacttgATTCTAGCGGcatttctaaacttttttggtctgttttgttgtttgtttttttgacttacCACTGGTACATGAAACCTTCCAACAACTTGTGCAAACGCAATAGTTGGTCTTGATCCTGAATGTCCCAAGATAGCTTGCACTGACTCAGTTTTAGTGCAATTGTC
Above is a window of Plectropomus leopardus isolate mb unplaced genomic scaffold, YSFRI_Pleo_2.0 unplaced_scaffold24738, whole genome shotgun sequence DNA encoding:
- the LOC121966478 gene encoding extracellular calcium-sensing receptor-like, whose amino-acid sequence is FNFREFKFAQTVIFAINEINKNPDMLPGVKLGYKIYGNCGTMDILRAALALVSGLEREVHEDNCTKTESVQAILGHSGSRPTIAFAQVVGRFHVPVLSHFATCACLSNRKEYPTFFRTIPSDYYQSRALAKLVKHFGWTWIGALAVNNKYGLGGISAFIQAAQEYGVCVEYSEAFSSSDPPGILQGIIKIIKHATAKVIMAFMSHREIKLLAKELYRQNITGLQFVGSDAWITDHSLTDGEGHSILVGSLGFTVSKAQIPGLEEHLRQLHPSQFPDSGFVRDFWEDVFDCTLNDTVITQRKPCSGAESLQNVDSQFTDVSELRFTNNVYKSVYAVAHALDNLIKCKEGKWPFSNESCVSTRNIHPRQVLQYLSTVNFTTKAGERVYFDSNGDSPARYELVNIQMTSKGTMEGVTVGIYDASLPESHQFITNNISVVWGNGLIEVPLSVCSKSCLPGTRKVLQKGKPVCCYNCIPCAAGEISNLT